One bacterium genomic window, TCGTTAAATGTCGCCATCGCGATGGAAAATATGGCTCTCGTCGCGCACGATATCGGGCTGGGAACATGCTGGCTCGGCGCCTTTTATGAAGACAGCGTCAAAAAATGCCTCGGAATACCCGAAAAAGATGTTCGTGTCGTGGGAATGCTGGCCCTCGGCCATGCCGCGGTCAGCGCGCCAGAGAAAAAGCGGCATCCACTTGATAATATTGTGAGTTATGAAAAGTGGTAAAAGAAATACAGCAGGTGTGTAATGCTCATTATGCAACTGTGTAATTATCGGCCTGCTCGGGTGTTTTACCGTAACAGATCGGTAATTTTCACAAACGTTATTCCCTTTTTCTCCAGTTCGGGGAGTTTACGTTCTATCACCGCCAGCGTATTCGGTTTATCGTGCCCGATGACTACCGAGGAACCGGTGTCAAGCGCATGTGCAGCGAGATTATCGAGCTTTTTTTCGATGGCGGCCTGATTATCGGCAACATCGAGATAGCCATCGATTATCGCGGACTTCACTCCGGCTTTGTGCGAGAGTGAATATCCGACCGTGTTAAGCGATGTTCTGGAGTCGATGAAAAAATAGTTGTTGGACGACAGAAACTCCATGACAATTTCCATGGTTCGAAGGCTTTCGGTAGCTTTTGAACCCATATGATTGTTCATACCTTCCGCGCCGCGGACGCTTCTGAATGCCTTTGTGAGCTTTTCCACCATGACCTGTTTCGTATCGCCGACACGGATGGCACCCTCGCCGGGATTTGCCTCGGATGACTGGGGTTCCATCGGCATGTGGAGGATGTACGGATTTCCGGATTCGCGGGCTAAGTCGACTACCTGTGATGTGTGCGGCTGAAACGGCAGAACCGACAGCGTGACGATCTGCTGGAGTGCGCAGAATCTCCGCGCCGAATCGATATTCCTGATTCCGAGATCATCGATAATGATTGCCATCTTCGCCTGGCGCAGCTCGATGCCGGGCGATTTTTTCAATATGACAATATCTGTCGGGGTTTTCCCCGAACCGAGGGTAATGGTAAGCGTAGCGCCGTTCGACCCTTCAAGTCCCTGAAAAACGCTGCCTCCCATGTTCCGGGTCAACATGGTAATCTTAAGATTGAGGAGAGTCAGCGAGATATTTTCCGGGACTTTGACCGTGTAGATGGCTCGGACACCGTCTTTTGCCATATCGGCGTCTTTCCGCTTGATATCCTTCCTGTCGATACCCTGAGCGGAAAGAACGGCGACAAGATTTCCCTCGAGTCCCGCCGAGAAAGCCTCTGGAGTAACTTTGGACTGGATGATCACCGGTTGTGGTATTTTTTCGGGCTTCAGTACCCTGTACCACGCATATGTAGCGATAATCAGTGAAATAAGAGCGGCAAGGGGAAAAATAACAGTAAGAAGAAGCGCTTTCCTGCTTGTTTCCTTTTCGGCCAAAAAACCACTCCCTTACTCGGGGGTAATGTCAATCCACCGAATGACAGAATAGAGTTTCGTATCCGGATCTTTGACCATTTTAAACTGCATATCCTGATGAACCTTGAAATCCCCGTATGTCCGGGTAAAAATATCCATGTCAATGGTATAGTTATAAACGTACCAGATTTCGTTGGGGTGATCTTCCGATACTATCGCGCCATCGGGAAGCGGATCCATGTTACTTCCCCATTCTTCGTAGCTCGATATTTCATGTGCTGAAAAAATGAAAGCGGTGCAATCCTGCATCAGCCTGTCGATGACATGCAGCTCTTCGCTTCTGGACCACCGGACATCGAGTTCGTCGGTTTTCGACGGGCTTTCCCAGAAAAAGTTCTCATGGAGGCATTTTTCATACCAGTCGACTTCAAGATGGCTGAACGATACCTTGAGATTTTCGATAACCTTCTGCGGTGTGACAGGGTCCTCGAATGCCCCGTTGTCGACAGGATTGTCTTCCTTGCCTTCCTTGGGAGAAAATATGCACGACCCGATAAGGAACGAGACAACGAGTGTGGTCAATAACCATATATATGGCCGTACCGGAGAGTACTTGAAAGTCATGGTAAAATCCTCATACATGTAAAGTATCGTCTGTCGGTTAAAGGTATTGAAAAAAGCGCCCGGACGCAAGAAAAATAGTGACCGTTCATGTTTACGGAACGTGAAGTGAAAACCGATGTCCCACAAAAAACAGTTATAGATAAAGCGCCCGTAAAACACCCCATGTCAGCATCGTCGCCTGAACTTTATGGTCGATCCAGCGATAGATATACCATTTCCCGTCCGGGTATTCCTTCAGATAAATCCATGCTCTGCCGCGGATGGTTAACTCGTTCTTCTTGCCGTGATCGACAACTTCGAGCACATAGTTATATTCATACATGTCCTGACCGGGTTTGTATTCATAGTTTGCTGTCACGAACGTCACATAATTCACCGTAAGCGTGTCCGATTGTATCGAAAGAGAGATGTTGTTCATGAAATCGCGCTCTTTCTGTTTATTCCACGAAGACCTGAATTCATTCTCATATTCGAGCGAATCCTCGGGATCGGGAACAAATACAAAATCTTCGCTGAATGTATCGAGGTAATCCTGGACACTGAGGTTTTCGAAAGACACCTTCATATTATAGAGAACGTTTTCGGCGGAATTCGCGGGTTGAATAGCCACACCGCCCGGATTCGGATTTACTTCCGGGTCTCTTGTCTTGAAGGGATTATTGCAGGCCATCACGACAACAAGCAGAACGGTTATCCCGAAGTATCCGACTGCGACGCTCCACGGGCTTCTTTTTTTCCCCTGCCTCATGATTATCCCACCTTCACCGGAGTCGGTGTGATACAGAGAACAAATATGACAAGCGAAAGCACCGCGAGAAAAGTCCTTACGGGTCCTATCGAGGTTTCCATGTGATTCGGATACGGATGATTACGTCCGAAAAACAGCGACAGGAGCGCCCAGACATACCAGCCCTGCCAGAATATCAGACCCATGAGAAGCAGAAGCGGTATTCGTATCTTTCTCATGAGCTCGTGAATGCGGGGGGAGATTGCGAACAGCACATGTCCGCCGTCGAGCTGACCAAGCGGTATGAGATTGAGCGCTGTGACAAAAAGACCCAGCCATCCCGCATATGCCACGGGGTGAAGGTATACGGTGGCATTTTCCGGCAAACTGCCGAAGAGCATATACTGGAAAAACTTGAATATCAGGGAATCGCCCAGCATCAGCGAGCTTTCCAGAGGTGCTGTCGGGATGGTGGTGACTTCCGACCACTGCAAACCAATGATACATGCCGCGACCGCGACGATAAATCCGGCGATCGGCCCGGCGGCGCCGACATCGATCAGCGCCCTTCTGGTTGGTATGGACGATTTCATCTTTATCACAGCTCCGAACGTGCCTATCGGTATAAATGGCGCAGGCAGAAAATACGGAAGCGTAACCGTAATGTCCCAGAATCGCGCGGTAAAATAATGCGCGAATTCATGGACGCCGAGAATGCACAGCAGTGTGAGAGAAAACGGGAAACCGCTCATAAATCCTTTAATGCCCGTAAAGGGATTGTGCCCGGACATTATCGCCCCGACGCCTGTTGTTGTCAGAACGGTTGCCAGAAAAAGCAGAATGTGGAGAAGATAGTTATCCCGATGCTGCGGCCTGACATCAGATATATCCTGGAAATACCCGTCCTCCGGTTTGATTATTATTCGTCGGTAAAGCATGTCACCTGCTTGAAATGGAAAGATTGGAGAACAGTACATCGGGCACATGATACTGTGAACCGACCGACTTTATTTCGGAACCTGCCGCAGCCAGAGTATCGAACGATTTGTAAACGTTACCGGAAATCATGGTATCCGTCAGGCGACCGGCAAACTCCCCTTTTCGGATTAAAAAACCGAGCATGATATTGAGGGCAAAATCTCCGGCAAGCAGATTCGACTGGCCGCCCCCGAGTACTCCGTATACAACGACACCTTCATCGAGATCGCCTATCATTTTTTCGAGCGAGGATGTTCCGGGAGACATGACGATATTCGACGATTCTATCGACGGCATCGAGAGCGCGTCACGTTCCGCGCTCGCTGTCGTTGTACGTCCGGCTTTTGCGGCGGTATCGATATCGAAGAGAAACGACCGGAAGACGCCATTCTCAAATAGCACGTTTTTCCGTGAGGTCACACCCTCATCATCGAACGGCCGGCTGCCCGTCGCAAAGTCGATTAACGGGTCATCGACGAGTGTCACTGTGCCGAGCACCCGCTCTCCTTCACGTCCGATGAGCGGACTGTCGCCCTTGACAAGCCGTTTGCCGTCGATACCCATTTCAATCGACTCCAGCAGATTGTGGAGTTCCTCGGCAACAAAAATGACCGGCAGGTTTCCCGCGGTATGCGGTGCTTTCTTTCTTGCCTTTTTTGCGAGGTCGGCAATCTTCCTGACATAATCGTCCGTTCGTACGGTGAGATTCCCGTAATTACCGCCATCGCCGATCCAGAGTATCGAGTCGCCGTCCACGATAACCGAGACGATGGAATGGCTGAAATCGGTGACACGGTATGACACATCGAGCCCGGAAGTGTTTGCAAGACGAACGGTGCCGTGCGAAGCCGAAATGTCCACATCGGTCAGACCTTTGGGAACCAGCTCCCGGAGCGCGGAAACGGCACGTTTCCCTTCTTCAACAGCCTCAGCGGATGTGAACTCTTCGACCGCGGAATCAAAAGTGGCGACCGGCTGAAATCCGGATTTGCCGGGGAATTCAAAATCGACTTTTTTGCCGAATTTCGCGCTTTCTCTGGCGTATTCCACCATGTCGTCAAAACGGTTCGGATCGGTGGACGACGAAAAACCGATGGCGCCGTTATGGATGACGCGAAGCCCCACACCGGATAGATTTTTATATTCGACGTTTTTAAGTTTACCGGACTCGAACGAAACCTCCGTCTCGAAACTCTCAAAACAGTACACTTCGGCAAAATCAACTGCGTGTTTCGCCTTGTCAAGAATCCTGTCAATCATGTGTATTATCCTGCCAGAACGTTTTTAATGCAGATATGTGGTGAGCCTTCGGATGTTGGCAGCGGGCTCTGGCCGCCTTTTCCGCATCCCCCGAGACCGCCATAAAGCCGCAGGTCATCCCCGATCATGGTGATATTGTGGAGTGTTTCGAAAACATTGCCGGAAAGAATCACATCCCGCAGGGGAGACGTGATTTTCCCGTTTTCGATCTTATATGCGTAAGCCGAGCTGAAAGTGAACCGTTCGAGATCGGTCATGCCACCGAGAAAGTCGCAGGCGTAAATGCCGTCCTTTATTTCCGAAATCATGGAATCGAGTGGTGTCTCTCCCCTGTCGATAAACGTCGTCGTCATGCGGACAATCGGACGGAACGAGGAATCGAGGGCGCGTGCGTTTCCTGTCGGCGTTTCTTCCATCCGCCCCGCTGTCTCGCGGGAATGGAGGCGGCCAACCAGAACACCATCCCTGATGAGAGAAGTCCGCTGTCCCGGAACACCCTCGTCGTCCCAGGGGACATACCCGTTTTCGCCGCAGATCGAACCGTCATCGAGTATATTGAGGAAATCAGGGCCGAATCTCCTTCCGAGCTTCATCATTTCCCGGGCCTGCGGATTCTCGTAAACGAAATCGGCTTCGCTGAGATGCCCGAACGCCTCATGGGCGAAAACACCCGCAAGCTGCGGATTGAGGATGACCGGATAGAGACCTCCCTGCACCTTGGGCGCCCTGATGAGATCACGGGTTATTTTTATTATATGCTCGACCTCTTCCTCGCGGTTCAGGACGGTTTCATAGCCCCGCTGGTCACCGAACGAATGCATCCCCTGCTGGACATTGGCGCCATCCTTTGCAACAGCCCGGACGCCGACGCCCGTATAGACTTCTTCTCTCGTAATCCGGGTCCCCTCGCTCGTGTACAGCCAGATCGTCCGTCTGATGTCCCTGTACCGTGAATACGCGGTAACTATTCCTTCGGCGGAGAGTAAACGGTCATTGTACGATTTCAGAAGGTCCCGTTTTTCTTCGAGCGAAATGGTCGAAGGATCGGTTCCGGATGCCCAGTGACGATGTGCTACCACTGGACTGACCGGTGCGAGGTTCGTACCGTCGCCGCTCGCCAGACGGGCAAGCTCACAGGCTTTCGCGCCGCTCTCCAGCGCCTGTCCGATGTCAGTGAACGAAGAAAATCCCCATCCGCCTTTTATACAGACACGTATACATCCGCCCAGAACAAACGTCGTTCCGATTTCTTCGAGCTCCGGGCCGATGTACCTCAATCCCGTGGTTTCGGACTGTTCGAGACGTATTTCGGCGTAATCGGCATCGATGGTTTCGAGCACTTTTTTCGCTATGTTGTCCATATCGGGATCAAAATCCTGTTATCGAAAGGGTAAAACGCAGCACGCTGTCAAATCCCTCCTGCATATGCGTATAGGACATGTCGGCGTTGAACTTCTCAAGATTCACCCCGACACCGAGAGTCACATCTTCAATATCGCTGTCGGTCCGGTAGCCGAGCCTGCAGAAAAAGCGGTCGACCGGAACGACTTCCGCGCCGACCCGTAATCCGTTGTCACCGTATCGGGGGAACACGACATCGGCAAGCGCATTATAGGGCCGCTCGATTCCGGGGAGAATCCCGCTGTAAAGACAACCGACAGCCACATCGGACGGCAGCTTCGTGCGCTCGCTTTTCAGTTTTCCCATCTGACCGTAGTTACGGCCCACAGCGGAAAGAGCAATCCCTTTCAACGGTGTTTTCACCCGGATGCCGCCATCGAATGCATATCCCCCCGCGGTTTCGTCGGTAATTTTCTCAAAAAGCTTTTTGTAAGTTATACCGGCGATGAGAATGTCCTTGAACTCCCGTGCATAAGCGATAGAGACAGCGACATTCTTGATGCTGTACGTGCCGAGTGGTTCATCGGACGGTATGTTCCCCTGCAGGTCGATATCGCCCGAATCGAAAAGCTGCATCGCGAAACCGAGACTGCCCAGGCCCGCATTCGTGGAGAACGCCGCAAATTCCTGTCTGATTCCTTCGATCCATTCCGTGTGCGAGAACTGAGCCGTGCGCCCTTTCTGCAAGGCCAGAAGCGCCGGATTAGACCAGATGGACGATGCGCCGGTATAATAAGCCGATGCCACACCTCCGAGGGATGCAGCCTGTGAGGACGGTGAGATCGAAAGGAACGACATCCCCGTCTTCCCCGTTTCACTCACCATGCTCTGGGGAAATACGGTTCCGGTCATCGAGCAGA contains:
- a CDS encoding divergent polysaccharide deacetylase family protein, producing MAEKETSRKALLLTVIFPLAALISLIIATYAWYRVLKPEKIPQPVIIQSKVTPEAFSAGLEGNLVAVLSAQGIDRKDIKRKDADMAKDGVRAIYTVKVPENISLTLLNLKITMLTRNMGGSVFQGLEGSNGATLTITLGSGKTPTDIVILKKSPGIELRQAKMAIIIDDLGIRNIDSARRFCALQQIVTLSVLPFQPHTSQVVDLARESGNPYILHMPMEPQSSEANPGEGAIRVGDTKQVMVEKLTKAFRSVRGAEGMNNHMGSKATESLRTMEIVMEFLSSNNYFFIDSRTSLNTVGYSLSHKAGVKSAIIDGYLDVADNQAAIEKKLDNLAAHALDTGSSVVIGHDKPNTLAVIERKLPELEKKGITFVKITDLLR
- a CDS encoding site-2 protease family protein; the protein is MLYRRIIIKPEDGYFQDISDVRPQHRDNYLLHILLFLATVLTTTGVGAIMSGHNPFTGIKGFMSGFPFSLTLLCILGVHEFAHYFTARFWDITVTLPYFLPAPFIPIGTFGAVIKMKSSIPTRRALIDVGAAGPIAGFIVAVAACIIGLQWSEVTTIPTAPLESSLMLGDSLIFKFFQYMLFGSLPENATVYLHPVAYAGWLGLFVTALNLIPLGQLDGGHVLFAISPRIHELMRKIRIPLLLLMGLIFWQGWYVWALLSLFFGRNHPYPNHMETSIGPVRTFLAVLSLVIFVLCITPTPVKVG
- a CDS encoding TldD/PmbA family protein is translated as MIDRILDKAKHAVDFAEVYCFESFETEVSFESGKLKNVEYKNLSGVGLRVIHNGAIGFSSSTDPNRFDDMVEYARESAKFGKKVDFEFPGKSGFQPVATFDSAVEEFTSAEAVEEGKRAVSALRELVPKGLTDVDISASHGTVRLANTSGLDVSYRVTDFSHSIVSVIVDGDSILWIGDGGNYGNLTVRTDDYVRKIADLAKKARKKAPHTAGNLPVIFVAEELHNLLESIEMGIDGKRLVKGDSPLIGREGERVLGTVTLVDDPLIDFATGSRPFDDEGVTSRKNVLFENGVFRSFLFDIDTAAKAGRTTTASAERDALSMPSIESSNIVMSPGTSSLEKMIGDLDEGVVVYGVLGGGQSNLLAGDFALNIMLGFLIRKGEFAGRLTDTMISGNVYKSFDTLAAAGSEIKSVGSQYHVPDVLFSNLSISSR
- a CDS encoding TldD/PmbA family protein, yielding MDNIAKKVLETIDADYAEIRLEQSETTGLRYIGPELEEIGTTFVLGGCIRVCIKGGWGFSSFTDIGQALESGAKACELARLASGDGTNLAPVSPVVAHRHWASGTDPSTISLEEKRDLLKSYNDRLLSAEGIVTAYSRYRDIRRTIWLYTSEGTRITREEVYTGVGVRAVAKDGANVQQGMHSFGDQRGYETVLNREEEVEHIIKITRDLIRAPKVQGGLYPVILNPQLAGVFAHEAFGHLSEADFVYENPQAREMMKLGRRFGPDFLNILDDGSICGENGYVPWDDEGVPGQRTSLIRDGVLVGRLHSRETAGRMEETPTGNARALDSSFRPIVRMTTTFIDRGETPLDSMISEIKDGIYACDFLGGMTDLERFTFSSAYAYKIENGKITSPLRDVILSGNVFETLHNITMIGDDLRLYGGLGGCGKGGQSPLPTSEGSPHICIKNVLAG
- a CDS encoding PorV/PorQ family protein, which codes for MNKKRLYAAVILIVCSMTGTVFPQSMVSETGKTGMSFLSISPSSQAASLGGVASAYYTGASSIWSNPALLALQKGRTAQFSHTEWIEGIRQEFAAFSTNAGLGSLGFAMQLFDSGDIDLQGNIPSDEPLGTYSIKNVAVSIAYAREFKDILIAGITYKKLFEKITDETAGGYAFDGGIRVKTPLKGIALSAVGRNYGQMGKLKSERTKLPSDVAVGCLYSGILPGIERPYNALADVVFPRYGDNGLRVGAEVVPVDRFFCRLGYRTDSDIEDVTLGVGVNLEKFNADMSYTHMQEGFDSVLRFTLSITGF